The sequence CCAAAATTCTTAAAACATATGGCTAAAGACATGTGTCACATGCAAATATAGGAGGATGCTATGAATTTGAATGATCGTGCAAAATCGGCGGTTGTGGAAAAATTAGAAAGCTCTTTGAGCTATATTCAAGAAGAGATGTGTGCGGTTGGAATCTCAAATTTTGATTTCTCTAATATTCATGATGAAATTGTAAACATTGCAGAAAAAACATTCTGTGATAGCGATGAAGAAGTCGAGAGTATTTATCTATTTGGAAGTTCTCCTGATTCAACGCCTGTTTCCCTTTCCAGGTCTGTTACGTGTATGCTTGTGAAGCAATGGGTCGAAAAATTGGTCGATTTTATTTCCGTTTTGGAAAAAAATGAAGATGCAAAGCTCGAAAGATGGGTGCAGAATAAAGTTGGAAGTGATGCCAAGGTAGATTTCAAAAATTTATGTCTTCGGAATGATGATGGAAAAGATCATGCGATCAAAGCATTGAATATCATCAATCAGGTCCTGACGTATTGTAGCCTTCCCGTAAAACCGGGCCATTGAAAAATAGAGATTTCTGGTAAAGATTGCCTCACGGAGGGCAAGATGAAGAAGTCTCGATTTTCGGAAAGCCAGATCATTCGGATTTTGAAAGAAGCCGATGGCGGTCGCAAGGTTGTTGATATTTGTCGTGAACACGGCGTGAGCCAAGCCACCTACTACCAGTGGAAGGCCAAGTTTGGCGGCATGGAAGCCTCGGATATCCGCAGGCTCAAGGAGCTTGAAGAAGAGAACAGCAAGCTCAAGCGCATGTTCGCCAATCTCAGCCTCGAAAACGAGGCATTGAAGGATGTCATCACAAAAAAGCTCTGAGGCCAGCCGAGAAGCGCGATTTAGCGGATTTCATGCACAGCGAGCATGGCATCAGTGAGCGGCAGGCATGCGCTGCGCTGGGCCTTAGCCGGACTGTGTACCGGTATGAGCCCAAACCGAAAGATGATTCGCCGATCATTGAAGCGCTTCTGGGACTGGTCGACCGGTATCCTCGTTACGGTTTCGGCAAGCTGTTCGCGGTATTGCGCAGACACGGTTTTCGCTGGAACCATAAACGCGTCTACCGGGTATATTGTCTTTTGAAGATGAATCTCCGGCGCAAAGGCAAGAAGCGCCTGCCCTCGCGAAACCCGCAACCACTGGCGGTTCCGCCATGCGCGAATGTCTGCTGGTCCATTGACTTCATGCATGACGCGCTGGCCAGCGGTCAGAGGTTTAGGACTTTCAACGTGCTGGACGACTTCAGTCGTGAGTGTTTGGGGATTGAGGTGGATACGAATCTGCCAGCGGCAAGGATATTGCGGGTTTTGGATCGGATTGTGGCTTGGCGCGGGCTTCCTGCCAAGCTGAGAATGGACAACGGGCCGGAGCTGATTTCCGTGCTGCTGGCCGACTGGGCCGAAAAGAACGGCGTGGCATTGGAGTTCATCCAGCCAGGCAAGCCCACGCAGAATTCGTACATTGAGCGGTTCAACAAGACCTACAGGGAAGAGGTCCTAGACTTCTACTTTTTCAAATCACTCACGGAAGTGAAGGAAATTACGGAGAATTGGCAGAGGCAGTACAACGAGGAGCGGCCCCATGAGTCTCTTGGCGATTTGACCCCGGCAGAGTTCCTCATGAAATATTCACCCAAGGAAGTCTCTACTTTTGGATGGCACTAACTTGGGGAGGTTTACAGTATGATCGTGATCGAATCCTTCGGATTGTCCAGCAGATCTCATCTGATGCAAATGGGCAGCACGCGCTGATACGGGATCTTGGAAATGCACGTCTGCATGATGAAGGGCTTGAGATGGCTCTGATTAAGTTACTTGATGTTCAGGATTGTGCTGTTCTTGATGAAGTAGAATCAAGTGATACTATCAAATTGAGTGAGCACTTTGGAGTCTTAAAGTTTGTTCTCGATACTCTCAGGAAGAAGATCGAGCTGAAGATTGCGGATAGTGAGTGGAGATATGAAGATGGCGAAAAGGATGACAGTAAAGAAGAAACTGTGCATTGATATGAAATAAATCAAAAATATAGATCGCTTTTACGGGAGTTTTTCTGTAAAAGCGATCTCTTTGTGTCTAAATCGTGAATGTTGTATATAAAAATTATGACGCTTATCTATAAGTGAATGGGAATAAGGTTTGCTGGTTGTTTCGTACAGTTTCCAAGCATTTTATCAAATTATTTTCGTTTAATACTTGAGAAAAATGCTCTTGATTTAATTTTGAGCTCTTGATGGAGTTGATTATGTCATCGGTCTCTGTTGCTAATTTGGAATGTTCAGATGGATGTGATAAATTTATGAGGTAGGCCAGTGAAAGCAGTCCCATGGCTTTGACTGTAGTTCCTCCAAAAATTTTGCAAATTTTTAAAGAACGATTTAAGCATTCTTTAGCGATGTCTGGTTCTGATTTCAGAAAAATTCTTCCACTATTATAGAGCCAAAGCTGCCAAGGATGATGCTCATCAGTTTTTTGCCAATTGTGTCTTATCCAATTCTTATAAAGACAAACGTCTTCACCAGTTTCAGCTATAAAACGTGCCGTCGCGGCATGTTTAAATTTGTCTGTCACAGAATTCCAGTCAATTATGTCGTTTTTATAATGAGGTTTAAGGTAATTTTGAAGATGTGTTTTAGCTTCTTGGAAATTTTGAGCATCTAGATGAGCGTATATAAGATAGTTTTCTATACGCATTACCTCGTCGATTTCTTCCGGAGAATCCCCAAATGCCTTATAAGCCTTGTTGCAGAAGTATAATACGTCCTTAATATAATTAGGGCCACAAAACGCGTAGTTTTGTATCAACGTGCCATAATATTGCCCAAGTCGTTTTAGCGGTGATCCAGGATGTTCGAGTTGATTATCATCATAAAACATCTCTAGAATCATAATCTTCTTTTGAAAAGAAGGTGGAGTGCGTGGATCAAATATGTACGAATCATGGTCTGTGACCATCATTAAATTGTGCTCATCAAATAACTCTGAGACATCTAGACCTATTTCCTTCATGGCTGCTTTCTTTATTCTGTCTTTAATTGTCTTCCATTTATATATTTTTTCACATTCACCATTGTAACTGAGCCAATGAATCTGGCTAATACATATTTTAAATGCAAGAGATAGAGATTTTTTTTCAAAATTCAATATTTGATTCTCGTTCAAAGCTTCAAAAATTAACGGCAAAATTTTACTTTGAAGTTGTTTTGCATTCATTAAATTGTCAATGTCTTCCAATAAGGATTGGAATGTATTAACGTCGATTATGTCATTTTGAAGTGATTTTGAAATTTTTCTGCTTTCATTCTCCAGGTATATCGAGATTGATTCAGGTACTTTGCATAAGAGGCTTATGATTTCTTTAGGTGATTGGCTGCGCACAATTTGTGCAATAGAATTTGAAGACTGTGGTGTGTTAGATCGCCAGATTAGTTCTGCTTCGTCAAGGCTTTGAACTGCTACAGGTTTAATATTTTCTTTCTCTGTGAGTAGGGAGCATACTTGCTCTGGCTCAGGATAAATGAATATTGAAAATTTTGCTTCACGTGCTGCTTCAAGTTTCTCACAAAGCCCGTCTACTGGAAGTACTGCTTTATTAGAATTGATTTCTCCGGTCGCAATTACTGAGTGTATGGATTGGTCAGAATCAAATGATTTAAAAGCCAGGTAGCTTGGAAGGCCCATGGACTTCCCAAATATCAACCCGTTGTTATTTTCAAAAGATAGCATTGGCCAGAAAGCCGCCCCTGTTGAGCCTGTTTCTGCTAGTTTCCATGCAAGTCGAATGGATTCTTTAGTTTTGTTATCAATGTTTTGATTTGATGGAAATTGAATATCAACAGGCTTATTTCCTATCCCAACGAGGGTGCGGATAAGATGTCCCGTATATCCTTTGACGGTCAATACGTGCGTATATTTCCATTTCCAATCGCTTGCTTCTGCAAGCGTGAGTTCAAGGCCAGCATTTATTAATACGTTAGGTTCTAAGCCATTAATCCAGTCAATTACCGGACCTGGCCTCCAGGGATCCAGAAGCCAGGCCGCTGCACAGCATGTGATAAATTGTTGTCGATTGTTATCTTCAAGCCCTTCTAATATGGTGTTGGCCACATCGGGAAAGGATGCAATTTCTGATGGCCATATTTCTGAGTGTGGGAATAGATAGTCTCCTTTATATCTATTAAGACCTTGCTTTGAGCTCCTCGCCCACGCCGCGTGTTCTTTAAGATTCCATTGATTTCTTTTCATAGCTAAACATATATGAGCATGCGAGGGTGACCAGCGGCTTTGTCTGGCTTGAGACCTTTAAAAACAGCTTGGAAATAGTTGTCGGCAAGTACACATTCAGAGGCTTTGATTGGCTCGTTATCTTTTTCTGCCCACCAAGTTTGAACACGAACCGGTGTATCCAAGGGGTCTTCGGGTAATTCTCCTGCGATCAGAAATCCTTCATCGGTTGAGTCCATATGTGTGATTGTGACCGCGACTTGTCTGACGTCTCTGATCACGTCTGGCATACTCACATCTTCATGAAGAACAATGGCTAGGCATTGTCCCTCTGTCGCAGCGTTGGCAGGAGCAAGATCACCCGTAAACGACGCAAAGGCGAGATGTGGTTCAAAATCCCAGGTCCGAATATCAGGAAAATCGAATTTTTTTGATATTTCAGAAAGGGATAATTTGAATCGCTTTGCTAGTAATTCTAAGATATTGATTTTCTTTTCTGCAAGTTTTCTTTCCGCTGCTTCTGCGCGTTCTGTAAATATTGCGAGAACCTCTTGTTCCTGTTTGCGGAATTCGGCGATTAGCGGGTGAAGTTCTTGGATTGGGGTAAAGAGCTTGCTTTCTGCTAAACTGTTGATTTGATCGATAGCGCTTTTCGGGGCTTCAGACCAGAATCTGGCGAGTGCTCTAGTTGGAATTGAAGCTATATTCCAGGCTTCGCCGAATCCAGCTTCGTCGCTAAGAAAAATATCATCTGTCGTTGCTAGAGACTCTTCAGAGAATATTTGAGCAACTCGGACATGCCCGTTTTCAGGGTTTGAAAGCGTTATAACAAATGATGAGTTGATATACTTACCTGAGTTATCCCACCCTTCGATACTTTTACTGAAATCCCATATTTGGCCAAGCTGAATATCTGGGACCTCTTTGTTCTGCTTATCAAATTTCAGAATTTTAAATAAATCCTTCCAAGGCTCAAGATCCATTGATAGCCGCTCTTGGCACATAGTGCATTTTTCTATGTGTCCTTTTATCTCTTTATCGATATTTTTAGAAAATAGAATTGTGTCTGGTGGACAAAATCTATTGATATATAAGGAAGAAAGTGACGATGACATGTTTTCTTCATCATATTTATTATTGTTTTTCATTAATAATTCCTCGTTTTTTATATATAAAATTTTATTCTAATCTCTAAAAGTCGATGTTGATTTAATTCTTTCGAGCAATTTTGTTATTTGGTTGTGTGTGTATCCAGACTTTTTTTTGACTTCTTCCAGTGTGTCGCAGTCAATTAGTAGGTTAATTACACGTTTATCATCTGCATTAAAGCTTTCTAAGATGTGGTTGAATGCATCTTTTGGGTCTATTTCATTTTCGTACGTTGTTTCATATTTTTCAAGATCATATTCATTTTGAGAATATTGTAGGCTATTGCATGTGTCATGGTGTGTTTCTATGTATTGAGCAAAAAGTGATATTGGTATAAAAAAAGCTCCACGTATTTCTTTAACTTTATC is a genomic window of Desulfomicrobium baculatum DSM 4028 containing:
- a CDS encoding IS3 family transposase (programmed frameshift) codes for the protein MKKSRFSESQIIRILKEADGGRKVVDICREHGVSQATYYQWKAKFGGMEASDIRRLKELEEENSKLKRMFANLSLENEALKDVINKKALRPAEKRDLADFMHSEHGISERQACAALGLSRTVYRYEPKPKDDSPIIEALLGLVDRYPRYGFGKLFAVLRRHGFRWNHKRVYRVYCLLKMNLRRKGKKRLPSRNPQPLAVPPCANVCWSIDFMHDALASGQRFRTFNVLDDFSRECLGIEVDTNLPAARILRVLDRIVAWRGLPAKLRMDNGPELISVLLADWAEKNGVALEFIQPGKPTQNSYIERFNKTYREEVLDFYFFKSLTEVKEITENWQRQYNEERPHESLGDLTPAEFLMKYSPKEVSTFGWH